The genomic segment GACTGGTCCCCTAGTGGGCCTCCTCCGACTTGCCATTGGTAGGGTTGGCCATTCATCAAGAGCAGCCGAGAAAGCCCTTCGAACTGGCCTGGGTTCAAGGGGATGTCCGTGACCATGAATAGCTGTTTTTGGCCATCTCGGCCTTTCGTCTGGAGCTTCCGCAGAGCTTTGATTTTCACCGCACGCGAGTAGGAGAAGCCTGGCAAGTAGGTGCGAATGACCTCCTTCCATCCCTCTGCATCTCGGGTGAAGAGGTGATACGTGATTCCTCCCGGTGGGTCGCCCGTGAGAGCGGCGAACTGATCCCCCTCGCGATAAAATTCGCCCGGAGCACCCCCATATTCCTGGCTGAAGTCGTGGACGATTTCACGCTCCCCCTGTTTCGGCTGCCAGACGTAGAGATTCTGGCGCGGTTCCTTTTGGTAGATTTGGATCAACTCCCCGCCCTCATCTTGGTAACGGATGTGTTCCTCCGCCCTGGCATTGAGGCTGAAAAGCATCCCGGCGAGGAGGGCCCAAAGGGATGCAGGGAGGGCAGCACGTTTCATCGGGATTTGATGGAATTTTGACCATGCTGCCAGAGGGCCGTGCCCCTGCCAATCTTGTTTTGAAGGCCGGGAAAATGAAGCGAGTTAAATCCTCGCGCTCCGTCGTCGGGCCTGCTGTGTCGGAGGTGTGGAGGGGCGAACGTCTCGGTTCGAGGGCGTTTCTCGCGCCCCTCCAGGGCGCACCCCTTGCGACACCTTTGGTTATTCCGCCCATCCGGGGGTTCCCGCTCGCCAAGCCTCGCTCCACCCCCGGCTATTCTTCTTTCGCCCCTCCGGGGTGGAGGAACAGCCATGTCGGCAAGTGCAGTATTCATCACTCTCCGAGTGATGTGTTCGCCCCAGCCAAGCCACGTTCGCCATGAAGCGTGCGCCTCTTGCGTGCGCAAGTGATCTTGGAGGACGCGGCTAGGACTCCGGGCGCGCTGGGAAGGTTAGGCGAATAGGATATTCGCGCTCCGTCGGCGGGCCTTCGGTGTCGGAGGTGTAGAGGGGCGGACGTCTCGGTCCGAGGGCGTTTCTCGCGCCCCTCCAGGGCGCATCTTTTGCGACACCTTTGGTTATTTCGTGCATCCGGGGGTTCCCGCTCGCCAAGCCTCGCTCCACCCCCGGCTATTCTTCTTTCGCCCCTCCGGGGCGGAGGAGCAGCCATGTCGGCAAGTACAGTATTCATCACTCTCCGAGTGATGCGTCCGCCCCAGCCAAGCCACGTTCGCCATGAAGCGTGCGCCTCTTGCGTGCGCAAGTGATCTTGGAGGACGCGGCTAGGACTCCGGGCGCGCTGGGAAGGTTAGGCGAATAGGATATTCGCGCTCCGTCGGCGGGCCTTCGGTGTCGGAGGTGTAGAGGGGCGGACGTCTCGGTCCGAGGGCGTTTCTCGCGCCCCTCCAGGGCGCACCTCTTGCGACACCTTTGGTTATTTCGTGCATCCGGGGGTTCCCGCTCGCCAAGCCTCGCTCCACCCCCGGCTATTCTTCTTTCGCCCCTCTGGGGCGAGGAGGCTTCGTTCTCAGTACAGTATTCATCACTCTCCGAGTGATGCGTCCGCCCCATAGCGCATCGTTCGCCTGTCCCGCGATTGCTGGATCTCGCGTGCCGTGTTCTGCTTCCTCGCGTCCCGCGCCTGCGGGATCACACCCCCGTCCGCTGAGGCCAGGATGGCCTCACTCCTTGAGCCCAACCCCGTCCGCCCCCTCGCCTCACCACGCGGCGCATGGGGACCCTGCGCCCGACCTTTCCCCCTTTTGCCCCCCGCCCCGGAGGGGCGAAACAACAATAGCCGGGGGTGAAGGTGCGCAGCACCGAGAACCCCCGGACCTGCGCCTAACCAAAAACGCGTCCACACACCCGCAGCGCCCTGGAGGGGCGCGAGAAAGGCCGATTGCACCCTTTCGAGGTGGGTGGAATCGGCGACACGGCTGGCATCCTTCCAGGATGCGACCCTGAGAGAGGGGGCTTTTTGGGCTACCAGGGGTGATGCCTCCGGCATCGGTGGAGGCGTACCATCCAGTTTGGGGCGAACGCATCACTCGGAGAGTGATGAATACTGTACTGCCGCTGACGACCTCACATACCCCCCGTGGCTCCACCCTGCTGCGCATGGGCACCCTGCGCCCGACCTTTCCCCCCTTTGCCCCGCGCCCCGGAGGGGCGAAAGAAGAATAGCCGGGGGTACAGCGAGGCACGAGCGAAACCCCCGGTCCCTGCCTAACCAATAACGCGTCCTCTCGCTGCGCCCTGGAGGGGCGCGAGAAACGCTCGTCCGCCCATTTGACCCCCCAAAACCCCCGACGCCACTCTTCTTCCTGTCCAAGAGCCCCCCACCTTCACCGCTACACACTCGGGAAAGGCAGGCGACCTTTCTCCTTTCTCTTTGCCCGCCTGGCATCTCCACGCTTTTGAGGCTTCTCAACAGCAGGTCAGCGCCTCTCTTAGGCCTTCCGATAGGCTCTTCCAAAATCGTGCAAATGGCCGAATGCGAACCGCAATACTCGCGCATTCGGGGCCAAGAGAGGGTCAACCTTTGCTTCTAAAAGTGATGGTGATTACGATAAGTGGATTCATCATGAGGGCTAGACCTCAGGCCACGGGTCCTTACAAACTCCTTACTTGAGAGCTTCTTAGTCGGGGGCGTTAAAAGCGTAATTGAATTATGCGTTTAAGCCTCTTTTCAGACTATTCCCTCAGAGTATTGCTGTTCGGTGCCGTGAAGGGAGGGGCATTTCCCCTGCATGAAGTGGCGGATGCGTATAATATTTCTCGGCATCACTTGGTGAAGGTGGTCAATAATCTCACCAAGCAAGGTTACCTCGCCACCCGCCGGGGGCGTGGCGGCGGCATCATCCTGGCCATGAATCCGGAGGACATCATGATCGGCCGACTGGTGCGGAAAACGGAAACCTCAGCGCCTTTGGTCGAGTGTTTTGATTCCATCTCCAATACCTGCCCCATTCATTCCTGCTGCGGTCTCAAAGGGGCGCTGGCTCAGGCCGTGGGGGCGTTTTACAGCACGCTCGACAGGTACACGCTGAAAGACATCCTGGATCGTCAGAACGTCCAGGCCATGAAAGACATCCTGCTGGCTCCCAAGCCCGCACGCACGCCGTCGGTGGCTGAGGAAGACCTGCCGGATGACCTATTGACTGACGATCTCACTAGCGACCTCCTGGTCGATGAAGAGGCGGAGCTTACGCCAGCACTTCCTGGATGATCGTCCCCTTATCCCCCACGGTGAAGGGGCGATTGCTGGGTGACATGACGATCTGGTTCACGTCCAGCCCCAGGGCATGGCCCACCGTGCTGTGGAAGTCCTGAATGGTGACTTGTTTATCCGCCGGGGCATTGCCCTCCGCATCACTGGCCCCATAGATGGTCCCGCCTTTCGCCGGGCCGCCTGCCAGCAGGGTGCTGAAGACCTTCGGGTGATGGTCGCGGCCATTGCGGCTGTTGATCTTCGGGGTGCGGCCAAACTCGGAGCACAGCACCACCATCGTCGTTTCCAGTAGGCCGCGCGACTGGAGATCACTGAGCAGGGCGGAAAGGCCCTTGTCCAGCAGGCTGCCATTGTCCTCCATGCCATCGGCGATGTCGTTGTGCATGTCCCAGCCGCCTTGGGCCACTTCCACAAAGCGCACCCCGCGCTCCACGAGGCGGCGGGCCAGCATGCAGCCTTGGCCAAATTTGTTCATGCCATAGATCTCCCGCGCGGCGCTGTCTTCCTCGGTGAGGCGGAAGGCA from the Prosthecobacter dejongeii genome contains:
- a CDS encoding RrF2 family transcriptional regulator, producing the protein MRLSLFSDYSLRVLLFGAVKGGAFPLHEVADAYNISRHHLVKVVNNLTKQGYLATRRGRGGGIILAMNPEDIMIGRLVRKTETSAPLVECFDSISNTCPIHSCCGLKGALAQAVGAFYSTLDRYTLKDILDRQNVQAMKDILLAPKPARTPSVAEEDLPDDLLTDDLTSDLLVDEEAELTPALPG